A region of the Rickettsiales bacterium Ac37b genome:
GTACTCCTAATATTTCTCCATTTATATTACAATGTTCACTAGCAAGTTCAACAAAAATATCTGTGATATCATCAGGTTTTGGTATGTGTGTTTTATCAAGTCCTGGGAAGGCTTGTGCTAGCATACTTGTTTCAACTATTCCTGGATCAACCAAATTAGCTTTGATATTAGTAATAGATATTTCTTCAGCGTAAGTTTTAACAAGCATTTCTAATCCAGATTTTGATATAGAATATGGGCCCCAATATGAGGTTACATCTTTTGTAACTGAAGAAGTAACAAATATTGCTCTACCAGCTTTTGAATTATGTAATAATGGATCAAAGCTTCTAATTAGCCTCCAGTTAGCCGTAAGGTTTAAATCTATAATATTTTCCCATAAAGAGGGTTTTATGTGTGAAAGAGGAGATAAAACTCCCAGTGTAGCAGCGTTTCCAACTAATATATCTATGTGACCAAAGCGCTTTGCTATTTCATATCCTAATTCGTCAATTTTTATGAATTCTTGTAAGTCTAGAGGTACTATAGTAATAGCACTATTATGCTTGCGTGCATAGTCATCTAATAATTCTAGCTGAGTGGTATTACGGGCAACAGCTATTACATGTGCTCCCTCTTTTATGTATCTACGTGCTATGGCAGCACCAATGCCTCTTGAGCTGCCAGTGATTAAAGCAATTTTATCTTGTAAAAGCTTAGCCATAAAAAACCTATTAAGTGCAGTTGTTAGAATCGGTAAGCTCTATTGGGTAATCTCCAGTAAAACAAGCATCACAATATTGGGGGTAAGAATTATTACGCTTACTTTGTTCAATCGCAAAATACAATGCATCTATTGATAAAAAAGCTAAGCTATCAACGTTAATAAATTTAGCAATCTCATCAACAGAGCTGTTTGCTGCTAGTAAATCTTTTTTATTTGGTGTGTCTACACCATAAAAACATGAAAAAGCTGTTGGAGGACTTGCAATACGCATATGTACTTCCGTAGCACCTGCAGCTCTTACCATTTCTACTATTTTACGTGATGTAGTGCCACGCACTATGCTGTCATCTATTAAAATTATTTTTTTGCCTTTAAGGAGTTCTTTATTTGCGTTATGCTTAAGCTTTACTCCTAAATGTCTTACAGTTTCAGTAGGCTCAATAAAAGTGCGTCCTATATAGTGATTACGAATTATACCGAGCTCAAAAGGTATTTTACTATATTCGGCGTATCCTAGCGCTGAT
Encoded here:
- the yciK gene encoding putative oxidoreductase yciK, which produces MAKLLQDKIALITGSSRGIGAAIARRYIKEGAHVIAVARNTTQLELLDDYARKHNSAITIVPLDLQEFIKIDELGYEIAKRFGHIDILVGNAATLGVLSPLSHIKPSLWENIIDLNLTANWRLIRSFDPLLHNSKAGRAIFVTSSVTKDVTSYWGPYSISKSGLEMLVKTYAEEISITNIKANLVDPGIVETSMLAQAFPGLDKTHIPKPDDITDIFVELASEHCNINGEILGVHNNDKQ